The proteins below come from a single Pelecanus crispus isolate bPelCri1 chromosome 19, bPelCri1.pri, whole genome shotgun sequence genomic window:
- the ZPR1 gene encoding zinc finger protein ZPR1, producing the protein MAALGTAEAAGSALFRPLSAEDGEQRPAEIESLCMNCFRNGVTRLLLTRIPFFKEIIVSSFACDSCSWSNTEIQSAGRIQEQGVRYALAVTSRQDMNREVVKTDCATARIPELDFEIPAFTQKGVLTTIEGIIDRAVAGLEQDQPIRRATDELVASKIDEFIGKLKQLKEVHSPFTFIIDDPSGNSFVENPRAPQKDDALVVTHYRRTPQQAAMLGLQGEELDEKPANSTEDLRNEVLQFNTNCPECNAPANTNMKLVQIPHFKEVIIMATNCDSCGHRTNEVKSGGAIEPQGTRITLRITDPSDMTRDVLKSETCSVEIPELEFELGMGALGGKFTTLEGLLKDIRDLVERNPFTLGDSSAPSKTEKLREFLGKLQEIIEGKAKVHFIMDDPAGNSYLQNVYAPEEDPELTVERYERTFEQNEDLGLNDMKTEGYESEGASGR; encoded by the exons ATGGCGGCGCTGGGGacggcggaggcggcgggctCAGCGCTGTTCCGGCCCCTCAGCGCCGAGGACGGCGAGCAGCGGCCGGCCGAGATCGAGTCCCTCTGCATGAACTGCTTCCGCAAC GGGGTGACGCGGCTCCTGCTCACCAGGATCCCCTTCTTCAAAGAGATCATCGTCAGCTCCTTCGCCTGCGACAGCTGCTCCTGGTCCAACACGGAGATCCAGTCCGCGGGCAGGATCCAGGAGCAGGGCGTGCGCTACGCCCTGGCTGTCACCTCCCGCCAG GACATGAACAGGGAGGTGGTGAAGACCGACTGCGCCACGGCTCGGATTCCAGAGCTGGACTTTGAGATCCCTGCCTTCACCCAGAAGGGAG tcCTTACCACCATCGAAGGGATAATTGACAGAGCTGTTGCAGGCCTGGAGCAGGACCAGCCCATCCGCAGG GCAACGGATGAATTGGTGGCGAGTAAAATAGATGAGTTCATTGGTAAActaaagcagctgaaagaagtACATTCCCCCTTCACCTTT ATCATAGACGATCCTTCGGGGAACAGCTTTGTGGAGAACCCTCGCGCGCCGCAGAAGGACGACGCTCTTGTGGTCACCCACTACAGGAGGACTCCCCAGCAGGCTGCCATGCTGGGTCTGCAG ggagaggagctggatgAGAAGCCAGCCAATTCCACGGAGGATCTGAGGAACGAG GTGCTGCAGTTCAACACCAACTGCCCCGAGTGCAATGCCCCAGCTAACACAAACATGAAGTTAGTGC AAATCCCCCACTTCAAGGAAGTGATTATCATGGCCACGAACTGTGACTCCTGCGGGCATAGGACAAATGAG GTGAAGTCCGGAGGAGCAATCGAACCGCAAGGCACCAGGATCACCCTTCGGATTACAGACCCTTCCGACATGACGAGGGATGTCCTAAAG TCGGAGACGTGCAGCGTGGAGATCCCAGAGCTGGAGTTCGAGCTGGGGATGGGAGCGCTGGGCGGGAAGTTCACCACACTGGAAGGGCTGCTGAAGGACATCAGGGACCTG GTTGAGAGAAACCCCTTCACTCTCGGGGACAGCTCTGCGCCCAGCAAGACGGAAAAGCTGCGAGAGTTCCTTGGGAAACTGCAGGAG ATCATAGAGGGAAAGGCAAAGGTGCACTTCATCATGGATGACCCTGCAGGCAACAGCTATCTTCAG AACGTGTACGCCCCGGAGGAGGACCCGGAGCTGACAGTGGAGCGCTACGAGCGTACCTTTGAGCAGAACGAAGACCTGGGCCTGAATGACATGAAGACGGAGGGCTACGAGTCGGAGGGAGCCTCGGGCCGGTAG
- the APOA4 gene encoding apolipoprotein A-IV, translating to MSPKAAALVLVLLTVAGVRANANPDEVASMLWMYFMELGSNAKETVDQLQQAEITKQLNTLLQSNLQSVNSYAEDLQRRLVPFATELQARLAQDSQRLKEQIRQELAELQAKLAPYADEVHQQIGTNIRQLQAKISPYAEELRSQVDRGAGELRRALEPYATELQDRLQDNAESIQASLSPYAERLQQQIDGGVESLKEKLAPLADNLKAQVGQSVEELRRGLSPYTQEVQDNLNRQLESLTAQMERVAEELRARLAASSEELRAQLSPLAQELREAASGDAEGLRQRLAPLARQLDERVGQSLEAFQQQAAPFGEAFGRQLVERLEEMQGKLQSGAAGVEDHLELLEKEVREKVAAFLSTAQPAAN from the exons ATGTCTCCGAAGGCAGCCGCCCTTGTCCTGGTGCTCCTCACAGTCGCAG GGGTGCGGGCTAATGCCAACCCGGACGAGGTGGCCAGCATGCTCTGGATGTACTTCATGGAGCTGGGCAGCAATGCCAAGGAGACGGTGGACCAGCTGCAGCAAGCCGAGATCACCAAGCAGCTCAA caccctgctgcagAGCAACCTGCAGAGCGTCAACTCCTATGCCGAGGACCTGCAGCGGCGGCTGGTGCCCTTcgccacagagctgcaggcgCGGCTGGCGCAGGACTCGCAGCGGCTGAAGGAGCAGATCCGGCAGGAGCTGGCGGAGCTGCAGGCCAAGCTGGCGCCCTACGCCGACGAGGTGCACCAGCAGATCGGCACCAACATCCGCCAGCTGCAAGCCAAGATAAGCCCCTACGCCGAGGAGCTGCGCTCGCAGGTGGACCGCGGGGCCGGCGAGCTGCGGCGGGCACTGGAGCCCTACGCCACCGAGCTGCAGGACCGGCTGCAGGACAATGCCGAGAGCATCCAGGCCTCCCTCAGCCCCTACGCCGagcggctgcagcagcagatcGATGGCGGGGTGGAGAGCCTGAAGGAGAAGCTGGCTCCCCTGGCTGACAACCTGAAGGCGCAGGTGGGGCAGAGCGTGGAGGAGCTGCGGCGCGGGCTCAGCCCCTACACCCAGGAGGTGCAGGACAACCTGAACCGGCAGCTGGAGAGCCTGACGGCGCAGATGGAGCGGGTGGCCGAGGAGCTGCGTGCCCGCCTGGCCGCCAGCTCGGAGGAGCTGCGCGCCCAGCTCAGCCCGCTGGCCCAGGAGCTGCGGGAGGCGGCGAGCGGCGATGCCGAGGGCCTGCGGCAGCGGCTGGCTCCCCTGGCCCGGCAGCTGGACGAGCGCGTGGGGCAGTCGCTGGAGGCAttccagcagcaggcagccccctTCGGCGAGGCCTTCGGGCGGCAGCTGGTGGAGCGGCTGGAGGAGAtgcaggggaagctgcagtCGGGCGCCGCCGGCGTGGAGGAccacctggagctgctggagaaggaggtgCGGGAGAAGGTGGCCGCCTTCCTCAGCACCGCCCAGCCGGCGGCGAACTGA
- the APOC3 gene encoding apolipoprotein C-III, with product MKASLLLVLGCVAVLAAGARADTAEEPEVLRKVQEYAQKATAMAKTAFSTLQESEVAQQARQWLVDNADLGKQRLAWLKERLADLWKWTPVA from the exons ATGAAGGCGTCGCTCCTGCTCGTGCTCGGCTGTGTGGCCGTCCTGGCAGCGGGAGCAA GGGCCGACACGGCCGAGGAGCCGGAGGTGCTGAGGAAGGTGCAGGAGTACGCCCAGAAAGCCACGGCCATGGCCAAGACGGCCTTCAGCACGCTGCAGGAGTCGGAGGTGGCTCAGCAGGCCAG GCAGTGGCTGGTGGACAACGCCGACCTGGGGAAGCAGCGGCTGGCCTGGCTGAAGGAGCGGCTGGCGGATCTCTGGAAGTGGACGCCGGTTGCGTAG
- the APOA5 gene encoding apolipoprotein A-V, translating into MPLKAALLLALLATLPVPPAEPARSGFWEYLSQLTSAKAGPEHGQSGKAGRDVADLKGSARDGVGHVGNFLEKLSPLDSGLQPRLYHDPDSLRKLLRKELESLRVKLSPYVDEAHRRVGEHLEDLRHRLQPFTEELLDQVSLKARELRRHLMPSREVTAQLLEGADEVQRFMADYAAKIAFHTEQVKDIFHPYADRLVTEIHRNVEELHRNVVPHAQASPEKLNQYIQELSAKLTQNARDLHRKIQRNLEQLRVKLSLRPGQPPAPAGRYAQELAREAQRRVEEFRRDTHLQIRAFTRALDQETEEMRLKLSSSSSSSFSSSPPPVEDLQARLDALWTDLARSLGERGGEAR; encoded by the exons ATGCCTCTGAAGGCTGCGCTTCTCCTCGCCCTCCTGGCCACCCTGCCGG TGCCGCCGGCCGAGCCGGCACGGAGCGGCTTCTGGGAGTACCTCAGCCAGCTGACCAGCGCCAAGGCCGGCCCGGAGCACGGGCAGAGCGGCAAGGCGGGCAGGGACGTGGC AGACCTGAAGGGAAGCGCTCGGGATGGGGTCGGCCACGTGGGAaacttcctggagaagctgtcGCCCCTCGACAGCGGCCTCCAGCCCCGGCTCTACCACGACCCGGACAGCCTGCGGAAGCTCCTCAGGAAAGAGTTGGAGAGCCTGAGGGTGAAGCTGTCCCCGTACGTGGATGAAGCCCACCGCAGGGTCGGCGAGCACCTGGAAGATCTCCGCCACCGGCTGCAGCCGTTCACGGAGGAGCTCCTGGACCAGGTGTCCCTGAAAGCCCGGGAGCTCCGGCGGCACCTTATGCCCAGCCGGGAGGTGACGGCTCAGCTCCTGGAGGGCGCGGACGAGGTCCAGAGGTTCATGGCCGACTACGCTGCCAAGATCGCGTTCCACACCGAGCAGGTGAAGGACATTTTCCACCCTTACGCGGACAGGCTGGTGACTGAGATCCACCGCAACGTGGAGGAGCTGCACCGAAACGTCGTCCCTCACGCCCAGGCCAGCCCGGAGAAGCTCAACCAGTACATCCAGGAGCTCTCCGCGAAGCTGACCCAGAACGCGAGGGACCTCCACCGCAAGATCCAGAGGAACCTGGAGCAGCTCAGGGTGAAGCTGAGcctccgccccgggcagccgccggcccccgcgggCCGCTATGCCCAGGAGCTGGCGCGGGAGGCGCAGCGGCGGGTGGAGGAGTTCCGGAGGGACACGCACCTCCAGATCCGGGCCTTCACCCGGGCCCTCGACCAGGAGACGGAGGAGATGAGGCTgaagctctcctcctcctcctcctcctccttctcctcctccccgccccccgtgGAGGACCTGCAGGCCCGCCTCGACGCCCTCTGGACAGACCTGGCCCGCAGCCTGGGCGAGCGGGGCGGCGAGGCGCgctga